In a genomic window of Burkholderiales bacterium:
- a CDS encoding ATP-binding protein, producing MTALLAAGLLLAVAAAIAVAVVLLRAARAERARHAAAIGELQAALARRDSEIECAKQELARRAAEIESVSKELQTFAYSVSHDLRAPLRHIGGYVQLLTQALDDRLDEEPRRYLNVVVQASRQMGELIDALLSFSRLSRAAMSPARVAPREVVDAVIAGLEADTRGRDIEWRIGELPLVEADPAMLKTVYANLIGNAVKYTARRERAVVEIGADAPQDGRAVLYVRDNGVGFDMAYADRLFGIFQRLHPPEEFEGTGTGLATVQRIIARHGGRVWAQATPGEGAAFYFTFAMPAESDLNQE from the coding sequence GTGACAGCGCTGCTCGCAGCGGGCCTGCTGCTGGCGGTAGCGGCGGCAATCGCGGTCGCGGTCGTGCTGCTGCGGGCCGCCCGCGCCGAGCGGGCGAGACATGCGGCGGCGATCGGGGAGCTCCAAGCCGCGCTGGCGCGGCGCGACAGCGAGATCGAGTGCGCGAAGCAGGAGCTCGCGCGGCGCGCCGCGGAGATCGAGTCGGTGAGCAAGGAGCTCCAGACGTTTGCGTATTCGGTGTCACACGACCTGCGCGCGCCGCTGCGCCACATCGGCGGCTACGTGCAGCTTCTCACTCAGGCGCTCGATGACAGGCTCGACGAAGAGCCGCGGCGTTACCTCAACGTCGTCGTGCAGGCGAGCCGCCAGATGGGCGAGCTCATCGACGCGCTGCTGTCGTTCTCGCGCTTGTCGCGCGCCGCCATGAGCCCCGCGCGCGTGGCTCCGCGTGAGGTCGTCGATGCGGTCATCGCCGGGCTGGAGGCGGACACGCGCGGACGCGACATCGAATGGCGGATCGGCGAGCTTCCGCTCGTCGAGGCCGACCCCGCGATGCTGAAGACCGTCTACGCCAACCTCATCGGCAACGCCGTCAAGTACACCGCCCGCCGCGAGCGGGCGGTCGTCGAGATCGGCGCCGACGCGCCCCAGGACGGGCGAGCGGTGCTCTACGTGCGCGACAACGGCGTAGGCTTCGACATGGCCTACGCCGATCGCCTGTTCGGGATTTTCCAGCGCCTGCACCCGCCCGAGGAGTTCGAAGGCACAGGTACCGGGCTTGCCACGGTACAGCGCATCATCGCCCGGCACGGCGGGCGCGTGTGGGCGCAGGCCACACCGGGCGAAGGGGCCGCGTTCTATTTCACCTTCGCCATGCCTGCAGAATCCGACCTCAACCAAGAATGA
- a CDS encoding EAL domain-containing protein, which translates to MSQAIRVLHLEDSPVDADLIGRRLREAYPDSDITWVEEREGYEKCLSGDRFDVILCDYNLAGYDGLAALRKAHELQPGVPVIMVTGTLDEDQAVECVRADATDYVLKSRLQRLAPAVARALRETLEQRERQQAENLLRQSERRLQLALEASEVSVWEFDIESGHVAFSRELGPFLGYGPSEVPARIDTWEALVHPDDVKRLRVALARHYRGETPRLSIEYRIRAKDGEWRWLQTVGRTVRRDANGRAMLMSGTHHDVTERRRAGEMLRLQELAIDAATNAILIVDARSADLPVVHVNRAFERITGYRPDEVIGRNCRFLQREDRDQPDLDRLRVAIAAGTEAAVLLRNYRKDGTLFWNNLRISPLRNDEGVVTHFVGVQSDVSELKQYEAELEYRANYDSLTALANKNLLNDRLDHAISLTDRSHRKFALLYLDLDRFKIINDSLGHASGDALLKTIAQRLRTCVRESDTVARLSGDEFAVVLNEVENTAAIATIAQKILTEVDQPVAIDSRDVFTSASIGVCIFPDDGNNREELLKHADTAMYRAKQAGRNQVCFYTPDFNADALERLQLEADLRRAVAMHEFELHYQPRIDLDSGRITSVEALIRWRRAAGGALVPPMQFIPIAEETGLIVPIGEWVLRTACRQMRAWRDAGFADLRVAVNLSPRQFRQPGIVNTIGAVLEESGLESRHLELEITESVAMHDPAATQNVLEKLSGIGVSHAIDDFGTGYSSLAYLKRFPIDFLKIDQSFVQGVPHDSDDANIVRSIIALGRSLEVTLIAEGVETEAQSDFLHAQGCHEIQGFLVSKPKPPAELEEMLRESAGMAKTASEALKS; encoded by the coding sequence ATGAGCCAGGCCATCCGCGTACTGCATCTCGAGGACAGCCCCGTCGATGCCGACCTGATCGGCCGGCGTCTGCGCGAGGCCTATCCCGACAGCGACATCACGTGGGTCGAGGAGCGCGAGGGCTACGAGAAGTGCCTCTCCGGCGACCGCTTCGACGTCATCCTCTGCGACTACAACCTCGCCGGCTACGACGGCCTCGCGGCGCTGCGCAAGGCGCACGAGCTGCAGCCGGGCGTGCCGGTCATCATGGTCACCGGCACGCTCGACGAGGACCAGGCGGTGGAATGCGTGCGCGCCGACGCCACCGACTACGTCCTGAAGTCGCGGCTGCAGCGGCTGGCCCCCGCGGTCGCCCGCGCGCTGCGCGAGACGCTCGAGCAGCGCGAGCGCCAGCAGGCCGAGAACCTCCTGCGCCAGAGCGAGCGGCGGCTCCAGCTCGCTCTCGAAGCCTCCGAAGTCTCGGTGTGGGAGTTCGACATCGAGTCGGGCCACGTCGCGTTCTCGCGCGAGCTCGGGCCTTTCCTCGGCTACGGCCCTAGCGAGGTGCCGGCGCGCATCGATACGTGGGAGGCGCTGGTGCATCCCGACGACGTCAAGCGCCTGCGCGTCGCGCTCGCCCGGCACTACCGCGGCGAGACGCCGCGCCTTTCGATCGAGTACCGCATCCGCGCCAAGGACGGCGAGTGGCGCTGGCTGCAGACCGTCGGGCGCACCGTGCGGCGCGACGCGAACGGCCGCGCGATGCTCATGTCCGGGACGCACCACGACGTCACCGAGCGCCGCCGCGCGGGCGAGATGCTGCGGCTGCAGGAGCTCGCCATCGACGCCGCCACCAACGCGATCCTCATCGTCGACGCGCGCAGCGCCGATCTGCCGGTGGTGCACGTCAACCGCGCGTTCGAGCGCATCACCGGCTATCGCCCCGACGAAGTGATCGGCCGCAACTGCCGTTTCCTCCAGCGCGAGGACCGCGACCAGCCCGATCTCGACCGGCTGAGGGTAGCGATCGCCGCGGGCACCGAGGCCGCGGTGCTGCTGCGCAACTACCGCAAGGACGGCACGCTCTTCTGGAACAACCTGCGCATCTCGCCGCTGCGCAACGACGAAGGCGTGGTCACCCATTTCGTCGGCGTGCAGAGCGACGTCAGCGAATTGAAGCAGTACGAGGCCGAGCTCGAGTACCGGGCCAACTACGATTCGCTCACCGCCCTTGCGAACAAGAACCTGCTCAACGATCGCCTCGATCACGCGATCTCGCTCACCGACCGCTCGCACCGCAAGTTCGCCCTGCTCTACCTCGACCTCGACCGCTTCAAGATCATCAACGACAGCCTGGGGCACGCGAGCGGCGACGCGCTGCTGAAGACCATCGCCCAGCGGCTGCGCACCTGCGTGCGCGAGTCCGATACCGTCGCACGCCTGTCGGGCGACGAGTTCGCGGTGGTGCTGAACGAGGTGGAGAACACCGCCGCGATCGCGACCATCGCGCAGAAGATCCTGACCGAGGTCGACCAGCCGGTCGCGATCGACAGCCGCGACGTGTTCACCTCGGCGAGCATCGGGGTGTGCATCTTCCCCGACGACGGGAACAACCGCGAGGAGCTGCTCAAGCACGCCGACACCGCGATGTACCGCGCGAAACAGGCCGGCCGCAACCAGGTGTGCTTCTACACGCCGGACTTCAACGCCGACGCGCTCGAGCGCCTGCAGCTCGAAGCCGACCTGCGCCGCGCGGTCGCGATGCACGAGTTCGAGCTGCATTACCAGCCGCGCATCGATCTCGACAGCGGGCGCATCACTTCGGTCGAGGCGCTGATCCGCTGGCGCCGCGCCGCGGGTGGCGCGCTCGTGCCGCCGATGCAGTTCATCCCGATCGCGGAAGAGACCGGCCTCATCGTGCCGATCGGCGAATGGGTGCTGCGCACCGCATGCCGGCAGATGCGCGCGTGGCGCGATGCCGGCTTCGCCGACCTGCGCGTCGCGGTGAACCTGTCGCCGCGGCAGTTCAGGCAGCCGGGGATCGTGAACACGATCGGCGCCGTCCTCGAGGAAAGCGGCCTCGAAAGCCGCCACCTCGAGCTCGAGATCACCGAGTCGGTCGCCATGCACGATCCCGCCGCGACGCAGAACGTGCTCGAGAAGCTCTCGGGCATCGGCGTGTCGCACGCGATCGACGACTTCGGCACCGGCTACTCGTCGCTCGCGTACCTCAAGCGCTTCCCCATCGATTTCCTGAAGATCGACCAGTCGTTCGTGCAGGGCGTGCCGCACGACTCCGACGACGCGAACATCGTGCGCTCGATCATCGCGCTCGGCCGCAGCCTCGAAGTGACCCTGATCGCCGAAGGCGTGGAGACCGAGGCGCAGAGCGATTTCCTCCACGCGCAGGGCTGCCACGAGATCCAGGGATTCCTGGTCTCGAAACCGAAA